The following proteins come from a genomic window of Syngnathus acus chromosome 15, fSynAcu1.2, whole genome shotgun sequence:
- the tet1 gene encoding methylcytosine dioxygenase TET3, which produces MDVTHTAAEEDEEEEGHIRHTKTPPGTLRRNLDLGGRPALIQRELGLQLSNIALHQQHVRSSVNFHNGISGNPTKPNGANVTGGGHADLKSYHRAKMALEPQRSVIASIPSQNGPKTPDTSAPLKRIKLEEDEEAIGAHFSDKDDVCEDPLSTLAAVVCLSVTERRGLQEKLFSSRPSALRSIKTEPPDLHFIKEESEDLRNDFCHSRGSLPRTPQTIKSEPPSNDLLPSVQSLAEKRNLSFDQAIAIEALTQLAAIPQHTPMFIKTERKCEPSAVALQETSTQEAKPTAEIRYNKVSVISSPVHQTSVIRPPVARHGNVIQRCQGTRPTERGNGAPCRRPYQTFGSRVIKSEYDNSDPSSVKLGKDHERHFWEDRERPKMMRNRDEEEVAAQLANLAFIIQSRQSQLPGANHVKGTPVSAIRYNYHSQLSPGQKKTPVKKAKTTPSKPRKKKSNEGPQEGINRRTPLSKRMANGDAAHRSRGKKTPLPGKSGPPHRRNLFLPQAQIDLKRYLAEAQEEAKQLDRHSTQTHHYRTNQSPDPENQLLSFVHNPLHQHNPAAGPGQERCLSTQVAQPREGLPYGADPRVTHLGHAADPGPADSLFGARQSPPPSQQSYYKLERSGPVTVLSTSADGDAGHSAESTPSKHSVNCFLESPMAFLDTPTKNLLNTPSKKLSDLPCCQCVDQIIEKEEGPYYTHLGAGPSVPAVRELMETRYGAKGNAVRLEVVVYTGKEGKSSQGCPIAKWVVRRGSEEEKLLCLVRQRPGHYCDTAVLVILILAWEGIPRAVADHLYQELTDTLFKYGSPTSRRCALNEDRTCACQGLDPDTCGASFSFGCSWSMYFNGCKFARSKVPRKFRLLGDYPEQEEKVEKNLQSLATDLAPLYKCLAPEAFQNQVEQEEKGDSCRLGWRNGRPFSGVTACVDFCAHAHKDNHNMNNGSTVVCTLTKEDNRAVRNIPEDEQLHVLPLYKITDRDEFGRVEGQWAKIQTGALQVLSSFPREVRLLAEPVKSARKMRQEARLKAQAEKLEKKLGLSPLTPTKVKRETPTKGEQHALYNKASPRPANVDRCQASTYSPSTSNYHQQRDLMSPNHHQPGFPFGPNRSVPPYQSTGDAVNGYPAGFPRTFKSEPGEMLSPPRRPSTSGSAPPSSSFSPQLTSEGLYSRLNGLHGFEEEVKQEEVWSDSEHNFLDHDIGGVAVAPSHGSILIECARRELHATTPILKPDRRHPTRISLVFYQHKSLNEPGHGMAMWDAKMAKREREREEEEEDERLRMEEGGSGLGGETKEGAGLDGQDAWKTRDIPTRQTWTLPRDGVITVSPYALTQVTGPYNSWT; this is translated from the exons ATGGATGTCACCCACACGGCGGcagaggaggacgaggaggaggaaggccaTATACGACATACAAAAACTCCTCCCGGCACACTTCGCCGCAACCTGGACCTCGGCGGACGCCCGGCACTTATTCAGCGAGAGCTCGGGTTGCAGCTGAGCAACATTGCACTTCACCAACAACATGTACGCTCTTCTGTGAATTTCCACAACGGAATTTCGGGAAACCCAACTAAACCTAACGGTGCTAATGTGACCGGTGGGGGTCACGCTGATCTGAAGTCATATCACAGGGCTAAGATGGCCTTAGAGCCTCAACGGAGCGTAATCGCCAGTATCCCCTCTCAAAACGGACCCAAGACTCCCGACACGTCGGCCCCATTGAAGAGGATCAAACTggaagaggatgaagaagcAATCGGCGCGCATTTTAGCGACAAAGATGATGTCTGCGAAGACCCGTTGTCCACGTTAGCGGCGGTGGTTTGTCTGTCCGTCACGGAGAGACGAGGGCTACAGGAGAAACTCTTCAGCTCACGTCCTTCCGCTCTTCGGTCCATCAAAACCGAACCGCCGGATTTGCATTTCATCAAGGAAGAGTCCGAGGACTTGAGGAATGACTTTTGTCACTCTCGGGGGAGCCTACCGAGGACTCCCCAGACGATCAAAAGTGAACCGCCTTCAAATGACCTGTTACCAAGCGTTCAGTCTTTGGCAGAGAAGAGGAATCTTAGTTTTGACCAGGCTATCGCCATTGAGGCCTTAACTCAACTGGCAGCTATACCTCAGCACACCCCGATGTTTATTAAAACCGAACGAAAGTGTGAACCTTCTGCAGTCGCCTTGCAAGAAACCTCAACGCAAGAAGCCAAACCCACAGCAGAAATCCGCTACAACAAAGTTTCGGTCATCAGCTCACCGGTTCACCAGACGTCGGTGATACGCCCACCCGTGGCCAGACACGGTAACGTCATCCAACGGTGCCAGGGCACGAGGCCGACCGAACGGGGCAACGGAGCACCCTGCAGGAGGCCGTACCAAACCTTCGGTTCTCGTGTTATCAAGTCAGAATACGACAACTCGGATCCGAGCAGCGTAAAACTGGGTAAAGACCACGAGCGTCACTTTTGGGAGGACCGCGAGAGACCCAAGATGATGAGGAACCGagacgaggaggaggtggcCGCCCAATTGGCCAACTTGGCTTTCATCATCCAGTCCCGTCAGAGCCAGCTGCCCGGGGCCAATCACGTAAAGGGGACTCCCGTGTCAGCGATCAGATACAACTACCACTCACAGTTATCCCCTGGTCAGAAAAAGACCCCCGTAAAGAAAGCTAAAACAACCCCTTCAAAAcccaggaagaagaagagtaaCGAGGGACCACAGGAAGGAATCAACCGCCGGACCCCTCTCTCAAAACGCATGGCAAATGGAGATGCGGCTCATCGAAGCAGAGGAAAGAAAACTCCTCTGCCTGGCAAATCCGGTCCCCCTCATAGGAGGAATCTGTTCCTTCCTCAGGCCCAGATTGACCTGAAGAGATACCTGGCTGAAGCCCAGGAGGAAGCAAAGCAACTCGACCGTCACAGTACTCAGACTCACCACTACAGGACCAACCAGAGCCCGGACCCAGAGAACCagcttttgtcatttgtgcacaacccactccaccaacacaatCCTGCCGCAGGACCGGGGCAGGAGAGGTGTTTGTCAACTCAGGTAGCGCAGCCCCGCGAAGGGCTGCCGTACGGTGCTGATCCCAGGGTGACGCACCTCGGCCACGCCGCCGACCCTGGTCCCGCCGACAGCCTCTTTGGTGCTCGACAGTCTCCGCCTCCAAGCCAGCAAAGCTACTACAAGCTGGAGAGGTCGGGGCCTGTCACCGTCTTATCTACATCTGCCGACGGAGACGCGGGCCACTCGGCGGAGTCGACTCCATCCAAGCACAGCGTCAACTGCTTCCTGGAGTCGCCCATGGCTTTTCTGGACACCCCGACAAAGAATCTGCTCAACACGCCCTCCAAAAAGCTATCTGACCTTCCTTGCTGTCAATGTGTGG ACCAAATCATTGAAAAGGAAGAAGGTCCTTACTACACTCACCTTGGCGCAGGACCCAGTGTTCCAGCAGTGAGGGAACTGATGGAGACCAG ATATGGCGCCAAGGGAAACGCAGTCCGGTTGGAAGTTGTTGTCTACActggaaaagaaggaaaaagctCCCAGGGATGCCCAATTGCAAAATGG GTGGTCCGGCGAGGCAGCGAGGAGGAGAAGCTGTTGTGTTTAGTGCGGCAGAGGCCGGGGCACTACTGCGACACCGCCGTGCTGGTCATCCTCATCCTGGCCTGGGAGGGAATCCCGAGGGCGGTGGCGGACCACCTCTACCAGGAGCTCACAGATACCCTCTTCAAATACGGCTCGCCCACCAGCCGACGCTGCGCCCTTAATGAAGA TCGGACCTGCGCCTGTCAGGGGTTGGACCCGGATACCTGCGGGGCATCCTTCTCCTTCGGCTGCTCGTGGAGTATGTACTTCAACGGCTGCAAGTTCGCCCGTAGCAAAGTGCCACGCAAATTTCGCTTGCTTGGTGACTACCCGGAGCAG GAGGAGAAGGTAGAGAAAAACCTTCAGAGTCTCGCCACTGACCTTGCACCACTGTACAAGTGCCTCGCTCCTGAAGCCTTCCAGAACCAG GTGGAGCAAGAGGAGAAGGGTGACTCTTGTCGGCTCGGCTGGAGGAATGGACGTCCTTTTTCGGGAGTCACGGCTTGTGTGGACTTCTGCGCCCACGCTCACAAGGACAACCACAACATGAATAACGGCAGCACTGTG gtttgCACTTTAACAAAAGAAGATAACCGCGCGGTTCGGAATATACCGGAAGACGAGCAGCTCCACGTTCTCCCGCTCTACAAGATCACCGACAGAGACGAGTTTGGTCGCGTCGAAGGGCAATGGGCCAAGATCCAAACCGGTGCCCTTCAGGTTCTGTCATCTTTCCCGAGAGAG GTGCGTCTGCTAGCTGAGCCGGTGAAGTCAGCTCGCAAGATGAGGCAAGAAGCTCGTTTGAAAGCTCAAGCCGAGAAGCTGGAGAAGAAGCTCGGCTTGAGCCCACTCACTCCCACTAAAGTCAAGCGAGAAACCCCCACCAAAGGTG AGCAACATGCCCTTTACAACAAAGCATCGCCTCGTCCCGCCAACGTGGACCGGTGCCAGGCCAGCACTTACAGTCCAAGCACCAGCAACTACCACCAACAGAGGGACCTCATGTCACCCAACCACCACCAGCCCGGCTTCCCGTTCGGACCAAACCGCTCGGTCCCGCCGTATCAGAGCACCGGCGACGCGGTGAACGGCTACCCCGCCGGCTTCCCTCGTACTTTTAAAAGTGAGCCTGGCGAGATGCTCTCCCCTCCGCGGAGACCCTCGACTAGCGGGAGCGCCCCTCCGtcttcctccttctccccTCAACTTACCTCTGAGGGTCTCTACAGCAGGCTGAACGGACTCCACGGCTTTGAGGAGGAAGTGAAGCAGGAGGAGGTGTGGTCGGACAGCGAGCACAACTTCCTGGACCACGACATCGGCGGCGTGGCGGTGGCGCCCTCGCATGGCTCCATCCTCATCGAGTGCGCGCGGCGGGAGCTGCACGCCACCACGCCCATCCTCAAACCCGACCGCCGCCACCCCACGCGCATCTCCCTGGTCTTCTACCAGCACAAGTCCCTCAACGAGCCGGGCCACGGGATGGCCATGTGGGACGCCAAGATGGCCAAGAGGGAGCgggagagggaggaggaggaggaagatgaaagaCTGAGGATGGAGGAAGGCGGGAGCGGGTTAGGAGGGGAGACAaaggagggggcggggttaGACGGGCAGGATGCGTGGAAGACCAGGGACATCCCCACGCGGCAAACGTGGACACTACCGAGAGACGGGGTCATCACCGTGTCCCCTTACGCCCTCACACAAGTGACAGGTCCTTACAACAGCTGGACTtag
- the eif4e1c gene encoding eukaryotic translation initiation factor 4E family member 1c, whose amino-acid sequence MATSEPKEPQTEEPQPATDSQVANQEQYIKHPLQNKWALWYFKNDKSKSWTENLRLISKFDTVEDFWALYNHIQQPSKLVFGCDYALFKDGIKPMWEDDRNKLGGRWLMTLNKVQRHNDLDRYWLETLLCLVGESFDEASDDVCGAVVNVRHKADKIAIWTSNCQNRDAIMTIGQTYKELLSIPSKAMLGYQSHDDTSSKSGSTTKNMYSV is encoded by the exons ATGGCGACATCGGAACCG AAAGAACCCCAAACTGAAGAGCCGCAACCTGCAACCGACAGCCAAGTCGCAAACCAGGAACAGTACATCAAACACCCCTTGCAAAACAA ATGGGCCCTGTGGTatttcaaaaatgacaaaagcaaaagctggACGGAGAACTTGCGTCTCATTTCCAAGTTTGACACAGTGGAAGACTTCTGGGC ATTGTACAACCACATACAGCAACCCAGCAAGCTTGTCTTTGGCTGTGATTATGCCCTCTTCAAG GATGGCATCAAGCCCATGTGGGAGGACGACCGCAACAAACTGGGAGGGCGGTGGCTCATGACCCTCAATAAAGTCCAGCGGCACAACGACCTCGATCGCTACTGGTTGGAGACG CTCCTCTGTTTGGTGGGCGAGTCGTTCGACGAGGCGAGCGATGACGTGTGCGGAGCCGTGGTCAACGTCAGGCACAAAGCGGACAAAATAGCAATCTGGACCAGCAACTGCCAAAACAGGGACGCCATCATGACGATAGG GCAAACTTACAAGGAACTTCTGAGCATCCCCAGCAAAGCCATGCTGGGCTACCAGTCACACGACGACACGTCCAGCAAGAGCGGCTCCACCACCAAGAACATGTACTCTGTTTGA
- the si:dkey-228d14.5 gene encoding transmembrane protein 150A, translating to MWLWIFFPLALSLTSFVGTWAVYGLAYSNQHVCSLTDWWGENFCTANHTTNCCRVPTISTSGTYAPENSLFTAVINAGSFLFFFFCIFHHAHIMEKNASHATMSRFALAFGVVASMGSFAAGNCNPGYLTLLHHAGAGLSFLCICCYMFLLTALTNRCLLTGYENVLYPLRVVSTLQQTILTICYAFCFAHHDYHYVHLSAVFEWILSANLELFELSFMVEFSFFSSYMLSNLYSQREEERPFIMA from the exons ATGTGGCTCtggattttctttcctttggcTCTCTCACTAACTTCCTTCGTCGGAACTTGGGCTGT ATATGGCTTAGCCTACTCCAATCAACATGTGTGCTCGCTCACTGACTG GTGGGGGGAGAACTTCTGCACAGCCAATCACACCACCAACTGCTGTAGGGTTCCCACCATAAG CACAAGTGGGACCTACGCTCCGGAGAATTCACTTTTCACAGCGGTCATCAACGCTGGCTCCTTTCTGT ttttcttcttctgcatATTCCACCATGCCCACATCATGGAGAAAAATGCTAGCCATGCCACCATGAGCAGGTTTGCTCTGGCCTTTGGCGTGGTGGCCTCCATGGGATCATTCGCTGCCGGGAACTGCAAT CCTGGGTACCTGACGCTACTGCACCATGCAGGGGCTGGACTAAGCTTCTTGTGCATCTGCTGCTACATGTTCCTACTGACCGCACTGACCAATAGATGCCTGCTGACGGGATACGAGAATGTCCTCTACCCGCTACGCGTCGTGTCCACGTTGCAACAGACCATCCTCACTATTTGct ATGCTTTTTGCTTTGCCCACCACGACTACCACTACGTGCACCTGTCTGCTGTTTTCGAGTGGATCCTCAGTGCTAACTTGGAGCTGTTTGAGCTCAGCTTCATGGTGGAATTCAGTTTCTTCTCCTCCTACATGCTGTCCAATCTCTACAGCCAACGCGAGGAGGAGAGGCCCTTTATAATGGCCTGA
- the zgc:110319 gene encoding NFU1 iron-sulfur cluster scaffold homolog, mitochondrial, translating into MAAHARWALYPLLRTARNTPFIRFPERTRILYHTHFRRTTPSEITHVQIRQVSIQTQDTPNPRSMKFLPDKPVLGSGTLDFPSQSSTQCSSLARELFEIEGVKSVFFGPDFITVTKVDEDLEWTDIKRNALETMAKFFESGDPITTGDVHPESSVSEDDDEVVLMIKELLDTRIRPTVQEDGGDVIFKGFVDGIVHLKLVGSCTGCPSSTVTLKNGIQNMMQFYIPEVKAVEQVEDEVDEVNAKVFSDLERKLQE; encoded by the exons atggcGGCGCACGCGAGATGGGCACTGTACCCATTGCTACGGACGGCGAGAAATACCCCTTTTATTCG GTTTCCAGAAAGGACTAGAATTCTTTACCACACCCACTTTCGCAGGACAACCCCTTCTGAAATCACACACGTCCAAA tACGACAGGTTTCCATCCAGACTCAAGACACCCCAAACCCGAGAAGCATGAAGTTTCTCCCAGATAAGCCAGTTTTAGGAAGCGGGACACTGGATTTTCCCTCTCAGAGCTCAACGCAGTGTTCATCTTTAGCCAG AGAGCTCTTTGAAATCGAAGGAGTGAAAAGTGTGTTCTTTGGGCCAGACTTCATCACCGTCACTAAA GTAGACGAGGACTTGGAGTGGACAGACATCAAGCGCAATGCTCTGGAGACCATGGCCAAATTCTTTGAGAGTGGCGACCCTATCACGACGGGAGACGTCCATCCAGAAAGTA GTGTCtctgaagatgatgatgaggtgGTGTTGATGATTAAGGAGCTTCTTGACACCAGAATCAG ACCGACAGTGCAAGAGGACGGCGGTGACGTGATCTTCAAGGGCTTTGTGGATGGCATTGTGCATCTGAAGCTAGTGGGTTCCTGCACGGGGTGCCCCAGCTCCACAGTGACCCTCAAGAACGGCATTCAGAACATGATGCAGTTCTACATTCCCGAAGTAAAGGCAGTAGAGCAG GTGGAAGACGAAGTGGACGAAGTCAACGCAAAGGTCTTCTCAGACCTGGAACGCAAATTACAAGAGTAA